One region of Calderihabitans maritimus genomic DNA includes:
- a CDS encoding CdaR family protein, with protein MKKVLERNITYKIISVFLALLLWLYVTEEQHPNMDNVINVPLEVRGLASGLVIEDKPASVKVRVQGREELVANLTSRDLQAYVETSHMSAGEVVLPVQVSVPQGVQLVSITPRQVTISIDKISEVQLPVTLNISGGAASGYHLLEPVLKPSEVIVKGPRKLLEQIGGVFVEVRLDRPKQHYHKYLPVKVESQKGQYMSDWLTVVPSTVEVFIPVVADKPGKVVPIKAALQGEVAPEYRIERVVVDPETVKVYGSYEVLDKLDYIYTVPVDINGLNRDILQQVELVVPPEVTLDYNPKVKVIVHLEKRAEEQLSP; from the coding sequence TTGAAAAAGGTCCTGGAGAGGAATATTACTTATAAAATAATCTCCGTATTTCTTGCCTTGCTTCTGTGGCTTTATGTTACGGAAGAACAACACCCTAATATGGATAATGTTATCAACGTACCTCTTGAGGTGAGAGGCCTGGCCTCTGGTCTGGTAATTGAAGACAAGCCGGCTAGCGTCAAGGTAAGGGTTCAAGGAAGAGAGGAGCTGGTAGCTAATTTAACCTCCCGGGATCTTCAGGCCTACGTGGAGACTTCTCACATGAGTGCCGGGGAAGTTGTACTTCCGGTCCAAGTCAGTGTTCCTCAGGGGGTTCAGTTGGTCAGTATTACTCCCCGACAGGTTACGATAAGCATTGACAAAATTTCTGAGGTACAGCTTCCGGTAACTTTAAATATTAGCGGAGGAGCTGCTTCGGGATATCACCTGCTGGAACCGGTGCTCAAGCCCTCGGAGGTAATTGTCAAGGGACCTCGGAAGCTTTTGGAACAGATAGGTGGCGTATTTGTAGAGGTTCGGCTGGACAGGCCGAAGCAACACTATCATAAATACCTTCCCGTCAAGGTAGAAAGCCAAAAGGGTCAATATATGAGTGACTGGCTGACGGTTGTACCTTCTACCGTTGAAGTTTTTATCCCGGTAGTAGCGGATAAACCGGGAAAGGTTGTTCCTATTAAAGCTGCTTTGCAGGGAGAAGTTGCTCCTGAATACCGGATCGAGCGAGTAGTGGTAGATCCAGAAACCGTCAAGGTTTATGGATCTTACGAGGTTCTGGATAAGCTTGATTATATTTACACCGTTCCGGTGGACATAAACGGTCTGAACCGGGACATATTGCAGCAGGTGGAACTAGTTGTTCCGCCGGAGGTAACTTTAGATTATAATCCTAAAGTAAAAGTTATTGTTCACCTCGAGAAACGGGCGGAGGAACAACTTTCCCCGTAG
- the cdaA gene encoding diadenylate cyclase CdaA, translated as MAAQLQFLKYLSLEDFILLLIDITLVSYVLYKLIILIEGTRAAQLLKGLAVLFIASFISEKLHLTTVSWILDQTRLMILVALPVVFQPELRRALEQLGRGRFFTSTTLLGAADMSRLINELIRAVEVLRKHKTGALIVIERGTGLNDYIENGVKVEGIVSAEFLVNIFTPLTPLHDGAVIIRGDRVMAAACFLPLTDSPYLSRQLGSRHRAALGITEISDAVAIVVSEETGTVSVAAEGQLTRYLEEKSLRELLEQLLLPKSQGFLLGKWRS; from the coding sequence TTGGCGGCTCAATTACAATTTCTCAAGTACCTCAGCCTTGAAGATTTTATATTGCTCCTTATTGATATAACGTTGGTCTCTTATGTTCTCTACAAACTTATCATACTAATCGAAGGGACCAGGGCTGCTCAACTGCTCAAAGGCTTGGCGGTGTTATTCATCGCTTCTTTCATCAGTGAGAAGCTCCATTTGACTACAGTTAGCTGGATACTCGATCAGACCCGTCTTATGATACTGGTGGCGTTACCGGTGGTGTTTCAGCCGGAACTTCGCCGGGCGCTGGAACAGCTGGGTAGAGGACGGTTTTTCACCTCCACTACTCTTTTGGGGGCCGCCGACATGTCTCGCCTGATAAACGAGCTCATCCGGGCAGTGGAAGTTTTAAGAAAGCATAAGACCGGGGCTTTAATTGTAATAGAGAGGGGAACAGGACTGAATGATTATATTGAAAACGGCGTGAAAGTGGAGGGGATAGTGAGTGCGGAGTTTTTGGTCAATATCTTTACGCCGCTGACACCTCTCCACGACGGCGCGGTTATTATCAGGGGTGACCGAGTGATGGCCGCGGCCTGTTTTTTGCCGCTAACCGACAGTCCTTATCTCAGTAGACAGTTGGGGTCACGGCACAGGGCTGCCCTAGGCATAACGGAAATATCCGATGCAGTGGCTATAGTGGTTTCCGAAGAAACAGGAACTGTTTCCGTTGCGGCGGAGGGGCAGTTGACCCGGTACTTGGAGGAAAAAAGCCTGCGCGAGCTTTTGGAACAATTACTGCTGCCTAAGAGTCAGGGCTTCCTGCTGGGGAAATGGAGGTCTTAA
- the cimA gene encoding citramalate synthase produces the protein MAKVFIYDTTLRDGSQGEGISLSVEDKLKIAGKLDYLGVDYIEGGWPGSNPKDLEFFRRAKELIFKHARLTAFGSTRRPGVRPEEDANLNALLEAGVKTVAIFGKSWDFHVVEALKTTLEENLSMIRETVSYLKNKNLEVIYDAEHFFDGYKNNGEYALKTLQAAAEAGADWIVLCDTNGGSLPDEVNRIVKEVKSRIKTPLGIHAHNDGELAVANSLAAVRAGVDMVQGTINGFGERCGNANLISVIANLEYKMGYRCLPEGCLRRLTEVARYVSEIANVVLPGHQPFVGQSAFTHKGGVHVSAVLKDSRTYEHIPPEVVGNRRRVLVSELSGISNLRYKAQELDLDIPIDAPETRKVIQRIKELEYQGFQFEGAEGSLELLLRKAFGQYRQHFQLESFKIIVEKRAEQETISEAVIKIRVDDRVVHTAAEGNGPVNALDNALRKALEEFYPVIREMHLTDYKVRVLDEKDATAAKVRVLIESRDKTSSWSTVGVSTNIIEASWQALLDSMDYALLKQQKEKTAKRGLR, from the coding sequence ATGGCTAAAGTATTCATTTATGACACTACTTTGAGAGACGGTTCCCAAGGAGAAGGCATCAGCCTTTCGGTAGAAGACAAACTGAAAATAGCCGGCAAGTTGGATTACCTGGGAGTAGACTACATTGAAGGGGGATGGCCCGGTTCCAATCCCAAGGACCTGGAGTTCTTCCGCCGGGCGAAAGAACTTATTTTCAAGCATGCCCGCTTGACCGCTTTCGGCAGTACACGCAGGCCGGGCGTTAGGCCGGAAGAGGATGCCAATCTAAATGCCCTCTTGGAGGCCGGAGTTAAGACCGTGGCCATTTTCGGCAAGTCCTGGGATTTCCATGTTGTGGAGGCTTTAAAGACAACTTTAGAAGAAAACCTCAGCATGATCCGGGAAACGGTGTCTTATTTGAAAAATAAGAATCTGGAGGTCATTTATGACGCGGAGCACTTTTTCGACGGTTACAAAAACAATGGCGAATATGCTTTAAAAACTTTACAGGCGGCAGCAGAAGCGGGAGCCGACTGGATAGTTCTTTGCGATACCAATGGAGGTTCTTTACCTGATGAAGTTAACCGGATAGTAAAAGAAGTAAAGAGCAGAATTAAAACACCTCTGGGCATACACGCTCACAATGACGGCGAGCTGGCGGTGGCTAATTCCTTGGCGGCAGTAAGAGCCGGAGTGGATATGGTCCAGGGAACCATAAACGGATTTGGGGAAAGGTGCGGAAATGCAAATCTTATATCGGTAATTGCCAATCTGGAATATAAGATGGGGTACCGTTGCCTGCCGGAAGGTTGTTTGCGCCGCCTGACGGAAGTTGCCCGCTATGTGAGTGAGATAGCCAATGTTGTACTGCCGGGGCACCAGCCCTTTGTGGGCCAGAGCGCTTTCACTCACAAAGGAGGAGTACATGTCAGTGCCGTTCTCAAGGATTCTCGGACCTACGAGCATATTCCCCCGGAAGTTGTAGGTAACAGGAGGAGAGTTCTCGTTTCGGAGCTTTCGGGAATAAGTAACCTGCGGTACAAAGCGCAGGAACTAGACTTGGATATACCAATAGACGCTCCGGAAACCCGAAAGGTTATCCAGCGCATTAAAGAGCTGGAATATCAGGGTTTTCAGTTTGAAGGAGCGGAAGGTTCCTTGGAACTGCTGCTCCGGAAAGCTTTCGGACAATACCGGCAGCACTTCCAGTTGGAATCCTTCAAGATAATTGTAGAAAAAAGGGCCGAACAGGAAACTATTTCCGAAGCAGTGATAAAAATCCGGGTTGATGACCGGGTAGTACATACTGCTGCTGAAGGAAACGGTCCGGTAAATGCGCTGGACAACGCCTTGCGTAAAGCTCTGGAAGAGTTTTACCCGGTTATCCGGGAAATGCACCTTACCGATTACAAGGTTCGGGTCCTGGATGAAAAGGATGCTACGGCCGCCAAAGTGCGAGTTTTGATTGAATCGCGAGACAAAACCTCTTCCTGGAGTACAGTCGGAGTTTCCACCAACATAATCGAAGCCAGCTGGCAGGCTCTGCTGGACAGTATGGACTACGCCCTGCTAAAGCAACAGAAGGAAAAAACTGCGAAACGCGGGCTTCGGTGA
- a CDS encoding isocitrate/isopropylmalate family dehydrogenase, whose translation MPKIAVLPGDGIGSEIVPEAVKVLEVIGEKFKVSFEFEEGLVGGAAIDAAGTPLPDDTLNLCRRSDAILLGAVGGPKWDTLPVHLRPEVAALLKLRKELGLYANLRPAVLYPALASASTLKPEVVVGTDLLVIRELTGGIYFGEKKREKTATGEVAIDTLVYSTEEIERIARLGFEMAR comes from the coding sequence ATGCCTAAAATTGCAGTGCTGCCGGGGGACGGCATTGGGAGCGAAATTGTACCGGAAGCAGTCAAAGTACTGGAAGTAATAGGGGAAAAGTTTAAGGTGTCTTTTGAGTTTGAAGAAGGGCTGGTAGGGGGTGCAGCTATAGATGCTGCGGGAACACCCCTGCCGGATGACACTCTTAATTTATGCCGCCGGAGCGATGCCATACTGTTGGGAGCAGTTGGGGGGCCCAAGTGGGACACGCTTCCCGTTCACCTTAGACCCGAAGTGGCGGCTCTGCTGAAACTTCGGAAGGAGTTGGGACTGTACGCCAACCTGCGACCGGCGGTACTCTATCCGGCTTTAGCCAGTGCCTCCACCTTAAAGCCGGAGGTAGTTGTAGGCACTGATCTTTTGGTTATCCGGGAGCTAACCGGCGGAATTTATTTTGGCGAAAAGAAACGGGAAAAAACGGCCACCGGAGAAGTGGCCATCGACACCCTGGTTTATTCTACGGAGGAAATTGAGCGCATCGCCCGCTTGGGCTTCGAAATGGCCCGC
- the leuD gene encoding 3-isopropylmalate dehydratase small subunit: MHYVGRAWKFGADIDTDAIIPARYLNTSSPEELAKHCMEDADPDFPRKVKPGDIIVADKNFGCGSSREHAPIAIKAAGVSCVIAKSFARIFYRNAINIGLPIFESPEAAEAINTGDEIKVDAEEGIIYNLTRNESYRATTFPPFMQELIAAGGLMNYVARKVKRNA, from the coding sequence TTGCATTATGTAGGACGTGCCTGGAAGTTCGGAGCCGATATTGATACCGACGCTATCATACCGGCCCGTTATCTTAATACATCTTCGCCGGAGGAACTGGCAAAACACTGCATGGAAGATGCCGATCCTGATTTTCCGCGGAAGGTAAAACCGGGGGATATTATTGTGGCAGACAAAAATTTTGGTTGTGGTAGTTCCCGGGAACATGCACCCATAGCCATCAAGGCCGCCGGGGTATCCTGTGTAATTGCCAAATCCTTTGCCAGGATTTTTTACCGTAATGCCATTAACATCGGCCTGCCTATTTTCGAATCCCCGGAAGCGGCGGAAGCTATTAATACCGGCGATGAAATAAAGGTAGATGCAGAAGAGGGTATTATTTATAACCTCACCCGGAATGAAAGCTACCGTGCCACGACCTTTCCTCCTTTTATGCAGGAACTGATAGCGGCGGGAGGACTTATGAATTACGTAGCCAGGAAGGTGAAGCGCAATGCCTAA
- the leuC gene encoding 3-isopropylmalate dehydratase large subunit, with translation PNKDIKSAEQAKVVRDFARRYQITNYFEVGRMGIEHCLLPEAGLVVPGDVVIGADSHTCTYGALGAFATGVGSTDMAAGMATGEAWFRVPESIKLVYHGRLQPWVVGKDLILHTIGDLGVDGARYMAMEFTGEAIKYLSMDSRFTMANMAIEAGAKNGIIEPDEITLAYVENRARRPYQIFRSDPDARYARVVDYDVSKLEPQVAFPHLPENTRPISEVPDIPIDQVVIGSCTNGRLEDLRLAAQVLRGRQVHPEVRLIIIPGTQEIYRQALREGLIEVFIEAGAAVSTPTCGPCLGGHMGILAKGEKAVATTNRNFVGRMGHPESEVYLANPAVAAASAVKGRIAGPKEVV, from the coding sequence CTCCCAACAAAGATATAAAATCGGCGGAGCAAGCCAAAGTAGTAAGGGATTTTGCCCGCCGGTATCAGATAACCAACTATTTTGAAGTTGGAAGAATGGGTATTGAGCATTGTCTCCTTCCGGAGGCCGGACTGGTGGTTCCGGGAGATGTGGTCATTGGTGCGGATTCCCATACCTGTACTTACGGAGCTCTGGGAGCTTTTGCTACCGGTGTGGGCAGTACCGATATGGCGGCAGGAATGGCCACGGGAGAGGCCTGGTTCCGAGTCCCGGAATCTATCAAGCTTGTCTACCACGGAAGGCTGCAGCCTTGGGTGGTTGGGAAAGATTTGATTCTACATACCATTGGTGACCTGGGGGTAGATGGCGCCCGGTACATGGCCATGGAATTTACCGGCGAGGCAATCAAATATCTCTCTATGGACAGCCGATTCACTATGGCCAATATGGCCATTGAGGCGGGGGCGAAAAACGGTATCATTGAGCCGGATGAAATCACTCTGGCTTATGTAGAGAACAGGGCCCGAAGACCCTACCAGATTTTCCGCAGTGATCCTGACGCGCGTTATGCCCGGGTTGTTGATTACGATGTAAGTAAGCTAGAGCCCCAGGTGGCTTTTCCCCATCTACCGGAAAATACCCGGCCAATCAGCGAGGTGCCCGATATACCGATTGATCAAGTGGTGATTGGGTCCTGTACTAACGGCCGCCTTGAAGATTTACGTTTGGCCGCCCAAGTGCTCCGAGGCCGGCAGGTACACCCGGAGGTGCGCCTGATTATCATTCCCGGAACCCAGGAGATTTATCGGCAGGCCCTCCGGGAGGGGCTTATAGAGGTTTTCATTGAGGCGGGAGCAGCCGTCAGTACTCCTACCTGCGGCCCGTGCCTGGGAGGACATATGGGTATACTGGCCAAGGGCGAAAAGGCGGTAGCCACTACAAACCGTAACTTTGTGGGCCGAATGGGTCATCCGGAAAGTGAAGTGTATCTGGCCAACCCGGCGGTAGCGGCTGCCAGTGCGGTTAAAGGACGTATTGCTGGTCCCAAGGAGGTGGTTTAG
- a CDS encoding 2-isopropylmalate synthase: MSRKVYIFDTTLRDGEQSPGVNLNIQEKLEIAQQLARLGVDIIEAGFPIASPGDFEAVRAIARNVKGPVIAALARISPGDIDRAWEAVKDAEQPRIHTFIATSEIHMRYKLRMTREQVLEAAVNGVKHAKKYTSDVEFSPEDGFRSDLDFLCQVVEAAIEAGATTINIPDTVGYATPDEFGKFIAEIRARVPNIDKAVLSVHCHNDLGLAVANSLAALVNGAQQVECAVNGIGERAGNTALEEVVMALYTRKAYYGFETNIKTEEIYRTSKLVSSLTGMPIQPNKAIVGRNAFAHESGIHQDGVLKERTTYEIMNPAMIGLVQNNIVLGKHSGRHAFKKRLEELGFRLTEAELDKAFIRFKNLADRKKEITDKDLEAIVEDEIRIIPEKFQLEHLHISAGTRVVPTATIGIRVEDQLREEAACGDGPVDAVFKAIDKIAGLQVCLKHYSLNAVTGGKDAMGEVTVKLQHEDKVYTGRGISTDIIEASAKAYINALNKIVFDRKDITVTNAGTVNS; this comes from the coding sequence ATGAGTAGGAAAGTATATATTTTCGACACTACGCTTCGGGATGGGGAACAGTCTCCTGGGGTTAACCTGAACATTCAGGAGAAATTGGAGATTGCTCAGCAACTGGCTCGATTGGGCGTTGATATAATTGAGGCTGGGTTTCCCATCGCTTCTCCCGGGGACTTTGAAGCGGTTAGAGCTATTGCCCGAAACGTAAAAGGGCCTGTTATAGCCGCCCTGGCCCGTATTTCACCCGGAGATATAGACCGGGCTTGGGAAGCGGTAAAAGATGCCGAGCAGCCGCGTATTCATACGTTTATTGCAACTTCGGAGATACATATGCGATACAAGTTGAGGATGACCCGGGAACAGGTATTGGAAGCTGCCGTTAACGGGGTTAAGCATGCCAAGAAATATACTTCTGACGTAGAGTTTTCTCCCGAAGACGGTTTCCGCAGTGACTTGGATTTTCTCTGCCAGGTGGTAGAAGCAGCTATTGAGGCAGGGGCCACAACCATTAACATTCCGGATACGGTAGGCTATGCCACCCCGGACGAGTTTGGCAAATTCATTGCCGAAATTCGAGCCAGAGTACCTAATATAGATAAAGCTGTTCTGAGCGTACACTGTCATAACGACCTGGGTCTGGCGGTGGCTAATTCCCTGGCCGCTCTGGTTAACGGTGCCCAGCAGGTAGAGTGTGCTGTCAACGGAATTGGAGAAAGAGCGGGGAATACTGCTCTGGAAGAGGTGGTTATGGCTCTGTATACCCGTAAAGCCTACTACGGTTTTGAAACCAATATTAAGACGGAAGAAATATATCGCACCAGCAAGCTGGTAAGCTCTCTCACGGGTATGCCGATTCAGCCTAACAAGGCCATTGTGGGCCGGAATGCTTTTGCCCATGAGTCAGGAATTCACCAGGACGGTGTATTAAAGGAAAGAACTACTTATGAAATTATGAACCCAGCCATGATCGGTCTGGTGCAGAATAATATTGTCCTGGGTAAGCATTCGGGACGGCATGCTTTCAAGAAGCGCCTTGAAGAACTGGGCTTCCGGCTGACGGAGGCAGAATTAGATAAAGCGTTTATTCGCTTTAAAAACCTGGCCGATCGCAAAAAGGAAATTACCGATAAAGATTTGGAAGCCATCGTGGAGGACGAAATTCGTATAATTCCGGAGAAGTTTCAACTGGAACATTTGCATATTTCAGCCGGAACCCGGGTGGTACCAACGGCTACCATCGGTATACGGGTTGAAGATCAACTGAGAGAAGAAGCTGCTTGTGGTGACGGCCCGGTTGACGCTGTTTTCAAGGCTATAGATAAAATTGCCGGTCTTCAAGTGTGCCTGAAGCATTATTCGTTGAATGCCGTAACGGGAGGTAAGGACGCCATGGGAGAGGTTACGGTAAAGTTGCAGCATGAAGACAAAGTTTATACCGGCAGGGGCATCAGTACGGACATTATTGAGGCTAGTGCCAAGGCCTATATCAATGCCCTGAACAAGATTGTGTTTGATAGGAAGGATATAACGGTTACCAATGCAGGTACGGTAAACAGTTAG
- the ilvB gene encoding biosynthetic-type acetolactate synthase large subunit: protein MGITGAQALVRTLEEEQVEIIFGIPGGAVLPIYDALNETNIRHVLVRFEQAAVHAASGYARTTGKPGVCLATSGPGATNLVTGIAGAYMDSIPLVVLTGQVPTSMIGTDAFQEVDITGITFPITKHNYLVKDPNDLPRVVKEAFHIARTGRPGPVLIDIPKDVAAGICSRGAPERVELRGYKPTYKGHPNQIRNAARLMQEAERPVIFVGGGVISSGATEELRKLAETLSIPVATTLMGIGSFPENHPLSLGMLGLHGTAYANYAVTEADLLIALGVRFDDRVTGLVEKFAPRAKIIHLDIDPAEIGKNVEVNVPIVGDVKLVLQSILALVEEKKNEEWLAKINEWRERYPLEYGNKKETLRPQYVIEELGRLTDHQAIVTADVGQHQMWAAQFYKFARPGSFLTSGGLGAMGYGFPAAIGAQLGNPEALVIAVTGDGSFQMNMAEMATAMENNLPIKILLFNNSGLGMVRQLQHFYCERRYTAVEFTGNPDFVRLAECYGAAAYRIQSPEEVVPVLKEALNNDRLTLVECVIDRDEWVYPMVPSAKGLDEMIQYRDVEGKQNE, encoded by the coding sequence TTGGGGATTACGGGAGCGCAGGCGTTGGTCAGAACTTTGGAAGAAGAGCAGGTGGAGATAATATTCGGCATTCCTGGAGGAGCGGTACTGCCCATTTACGATGCTCTAAACGAGACAAACATACGGCATGTTTTGGTTCGGTTTGAACAGGCTGCAGTTCATGCGGCGAGCGGTTATGCCCGTACAACCGGTAAACCGGGAGTTTGCCTGGCAACTTCGGGACCGGGCGCAACTAACTTGGTAACTGGTATTGCTGGAGCTTATATGGATTCCATACCTCTGGTTGTTCTTACCGGACAGGTACCTACCAGCATGATCGGGACCGATGCTTTTCAGGAGGTTGATATTACAGGCATCACTTTTCCTATAACCAAGCATAACTATCTGGTTAAAGACCCCAATGATTTGCCAAGGGTGGTTAAAGAAGCGTTTCATATTGCCCGCACCGGCCGCCCCGGTCCTGTATTAATCGATATTCCCAAAGACGTGGCGGCAGGTATATGTAGCCGGGGGGCTCCGGAGCGAGTAGAATTGCGAGGCTACAAGCCTACTTACAAAGGGCACCCTAACCAGATCCGCAATGCTGCAAGGTTGATGCAGGAGGCGGAGCGGCCGGTAATTTTTGTCGGTGGGGGTGTAATAAGTTCCGGAGCAACGGAAGAGCTACGCAAGCTGGCTGAAACTCTTTCCATTCCGGTGGCCACCACTTTAATGGGTATAGGTAGCTTTCCTGAAAACCATCCTCTTTCTCTAGGCATGCTTGGATTACATGGGACTGCCTATGCCAACTACGCGGTCACCGAAGCAGATTTGTTAATTGCTCTCGGTGTCAGGTTTGACGACCGGGTAACCGGATTGGTAGAGAAGTTCGCGCCCAGGGCGAAAATTATTCACCTGGATATTGATCCCGCGGAAATAGGAAAGAACGTAGAAGTTAACGTGCCCATTGTGGGGGATGTCAAGCTGGTACTGCAGAGTATTCTTGCTCTGGTAGAGGAAAAGAAAAACGAAGAGTGGCTGGCCAAAATTAACGAATGGAGAGAACGGTATCCTTTAGAGTACGGCAACAAGAAGGAGACATTGCGTCCTCAATATGTAATAGAGGAATTGGGGCGTCTGACTGATCACCAGGCTATTGTAACTGCCGATGTAGGGCAGCACCAAATGTGGGCCGCTCAATTTTATAAATTTGCCAGACCCGGAAGCTTCTTGACCTCCGGGGGTCTAGGTGCCATGGGCTACGGTTTTCCTGCTGCTATTGGTGCCCAGTTGGGTAATCCGGAGGCCCTGGTTATTGCAGTAACCGGAGACGGAAGCTTTCAGATGAACATGGCCGAAATGGCAACGGCCATGGAAAATAACCTCCCAATAAAGATATTATTGTTTAACAACAGCGGGTTGGGGATGGTAAGGCAGCTTCAACACTTCTACTGTGAACGGCGTTATACCGCGGTGGAATTTACGGGCAACCCCGACTTTGTTCGACTGGCTGAATGCTACGGCGCGGCTGCTTACCGCATCCAAAGTCCGGAGGAGGTAGTTCCTGTACTCAAGGAAGCCCTTAACAACGACAGGCTTACCCTGGTGGAATGTGTGATAGATCGCGACGAGTGGGTTTATCCGATGGTGCCTTCCGCTAAAGGACTGGATGAGATGATTCAGTATCGTGATGTGGAGGGAAAACAGAATGAGTAG
- the ilvN gene encoding acetolactate synthase small subunit — protein sequence MKHTLAVLVENRPGVLARIAGLFSRRGYNIESLAVGQTENPDIARMTIVVDGDDRVIEQVSKQLHKLIDVIKLSDITEEEYVDRELLLVKVNADPSVRGEIMQIVDIFRARIVDIGRNTLIIEATGDEGKINAIEASLRPFGIKELVRTGKIAMVRGPKQ from the coding sequence ATGAAACATACCTTAGCGGTGCTGGTAGAAAACAGGCCTGGTGTTTTGGCCCGGATAGCTGGTCTGTTTAGCCGCAGAGGATACAATATTGAGAGTCTGGCGGTAGGTCAAACCGAAAACCCGGATATTGCCCGTATGACTATTGTAGTGGACGGGGATGACCGGGTGATAGAGCAGGTTAGCAAGCAGTTGCATAAACTTATTGACGTTATAAAACTCAGTGATATTACTGAAGAAGAATATGTGGACCGGGAGTTGTTACTCGTTAAAGTTAACGCTGATCCCTCGGTACGAGGAGAAATCATGCAGATTGTGGACATCTTTCGGGCCCGCATTGTGGATATTGGCAGGAATACTCTTATTATTGAAGCAACAGGCGATGAGGGTAAGATAAATGCTATTGAGGCCTCCCTCAGACCCTTCGGGATAAAAGAACTGGTGCGGACAGGAAAAATAGCTATGGTGAGAGGTCCTAAGCAATAG